One window of the Suricata suricatta isolate VVHF042 chromosome 7, meerkat_22Aug2017_6uvM2_HiC, whole genome shotgun sequence genome contains the following:
- the LOC115296180 gene encoding histone H2A type 1-E isoform X1, with product MSGRGKQGGKARAKAKTRSSRAGLQFPVGRVHRLLRKGNYAERVGAGAPVYLAAVLEYLTAEILELAGNAARDNKKTRIIPRHLQLAIRNDEELNKLLGRVTIAQGGVLPNIQAVLLPKKTESHHKAKGK from the exons ATGTCTGGTCGCGGGAAGCAGGGCGGCAAGGCTCGCGCCAAGGCCAAGACGCGCTCGTCGCGGGCCGGGCTGCAGTTTCCCGTGGGCCGCGTGCACCGCCTGCTCCGCAAGGGCAACTACGCCGAGCGGGTGGGCGCCGGCGCGCCCGTGTACTTGGCGGCCGTGCTCGAGTACCTGACGGCCGAGATCCTGGAGCTGGCGGGCAACGCGGCCCGCGACAACAAGAAGACGCGCATCATCCCGCGCCACCTGCAGCTGGCCATCCGCAACGACGAGGAGCTCAACAAGCTGCTGGGCCGCGTCACCATCGCGCAGGGCGGCGTGCTGCCCAACATCCAG GCCGTGCTGCTGCCCAAGAAGACCGAGAGCCACCACAAGGCCAAGGGCAAGTAG
- the LOC115296174 gene encoding histone H4 isoform X1 translates to MSGRGKGGKGLGKGGAKRHRKVLRDNIQGITKPAIRRLARRGGVKRISGLIYEETRGVLKVFLENVXXXXXXXXXXXXXXXXXXXXXXXXXXXXXXXXXXRRGGVKRISGLIYEETRGVLKVFLENVIRDAVTYTEHAKRKTVTAMDVVYALKRQGRTLYGFGG, encoded by the coding sequence ATGTCTGGCCGCGGCAAGGGCGGGAAGGGCCTGGGCAAGGGCGGCGCCAAGCGCCACCGCAAGGTGCTGCGCGACAACATCCAGGGCATCACCAAGCCCGCCATCCGGCGGCTGGCCCGGCGCGGCGGCGTCAAGCGCATCTCCGGCCTCATCTACGAGGAGACCCGCGGGGTGCTCAAGGTGTTCCTGGAGAACGTGNNNNNNNNNNNNNNNNNNNNNNNNNNNNNNNNNNNNNNNNNNNNNNNNNNNNNNNNNNNNNNNNNNNNNNNNNNNNNNNNNNNNNNNNNNNNNNNNNNNNCCCGGCGCGGCGGCGTCAAGCGCATCTCCGGCCTCATCTACGAGGAGACCCGCGGGGTGCTCAAGGTGTTCCTGGAGAACGTGATCCGGGACGCCGTCACCTACACGGAGCACGCCAAGCGCAAGACGGTCACGGCCATGGACGTGGTCTACGCGCTCAAGCGCCAGGGCCGCACTCTCTACGGCTTCGGCGGCTAA
- the LOC115296180 gene encoding histone H2A type 1-E isoform X2, which translates to MSGRGKQGGKARAKAKTRSSRAGLQFPVGRVHRLLRKGNYAERVGAGAPVYLAAVLEYLTAEILELAGNAARDNKKTRIIPRHLQLAIRNDEELNKLLGRVTIAQGGVLPNIQAVLLPKKTESHHKAKGK; encoded by the exons ATGTCTGGTCGCGGGAAGCAGGGCGGCAAGGCTCGCGCCAAGGCCAAGACGCGCTCGTCGCGGGCCGGGCTGCAGTTTCCCGTGGGCCGCGTGCACCGCCTGCTCCGCAAGGGCAACTACGCCGAGCGGGTGGGCGCCGGCGCGCCCGTGTACTTGGCGGCCGTGCTCGAGTACCTGACGGCCGAGATCCTGG AGCTGGCGGGCAACGCGGCCCGCGACAACAAGAAGACGCGCATCATCCCGCGCCACCTGCAGCTGGCCATCCGCAACGACGAGGAGCTCAACAAGCTGCTGGGCCGCGTCACCATCGCGCAGGGCGGCGTGCTGCCCAACATCCAGGCCGTGCTGCTGCCCAAGAAGACCGAGAGCCACCACAAGGCCAAGGGCAAGTAG
- the LOC115296174 gene encoding histone H4 isoform X2: protein MSGRGKGGKGLGKGGAKRHRKVLRDNIQGITKPAIRRLARRGGVKRISGLIYEETRGVLKVFLENVIRDAVTYTEHAKRKTVTAMDVVYALKRQGRTLYGFGG, encoded by the exons ATGTCTGGCCGCGGCAAGGGCGGGAAGGGCCTGGGCAAGGGCGGCGCCAAGCGCCACCGCAAGGTGCTGCGCGACAACATCCAGGGCATCACCAAGCCCGCCATCCGGCGGCTGGCCCGGCGCGGCGGCGTCAAGCGCATCTCCGGCCTCATCTACGAGGAGACCCGCGGGGTGCTCAAG GTGTTCCTGGAGAACGTGATCCGGGACGCCGTCACCTACACGGAGCACGCCAAGCGCAAGACGGTCACGGCCATGGACGTGGTCTACGCGCTCAAGCGCCAGGGCCGCACTCTCTACGGCTTCGGCGGCTAA
- the LOC115296496 gene encoding histone H2B-like, producing MARTKQTARKSTGGKAPRKQLATKAARKSAPATGGVKKPHRYRPGTVALREIRRYQKSTELLIHSFVNDIFERIAGEASRLAHYNKRSTITSREIQTAVRLLLPGELAKHAVSEGTKAVTKYTSSKRTSPSLQVLRPGGRPSGGSMVGPPATWWQRGGDSEVGPPGTQAGSGGGMARWRPLLAVPEKRQGEA from the exons ATGGCTCGCACGAAGCAGACGGCGCGCAAGTCGACGGGCGGCAAGGCCCCGCGCAAGCAGCTGGCCACCAAGGCGGCCCGCAAGAGCGCGCCGGCCACCGGCGGCGTCAAGAAGCCGCACCGCTACCGGCCCGGCACGGTGGCCCTGCGCGAGATCCGCCGCTACCAGAAGTCCACGGAGCTGCTGATCC ACTCGTTCGTCAACGACATCTTCGAGCGCATCGCGGGCGAGGCGTCGCGCCTGGCGCATTACAACAAGCGCTCGACCATCACGTCGCGCGAGATCCAGACGGCCGTGCGCCTGCTGCTGCCCGGCGAGCTGGCCAAGCACGCCGTGTCCGAGGGCACCAAGGCCGTCACCAAGTACACCAGCTCCAA GAGAACCTCACCTTCGTTGCAAGTTTTGAGACCCGGAGGCCGGCCGAGCGGGGGCAGCATGGTGGGACCTCCGGCTACCTGGTGGCAACGCGGTGGGGACAGCGAGGTCGGGCCTCCGGGGACGCAAGCGGGGAGCGGAGGAGGAATGGCCCGatggcgccctctgctggccgtCCCGGAGAAAAGGCAAGGTGAGGCTTAG
- the LOC115296171 gene encoding histone H1.5 yields the protein MSETAPAETAAPAPVEKSPAKKKTTKKAAGGGAAKRKATGPPVSELITKAVAASKERNGLSLAALKKALAAAGYDVEKNNSRIKLGLKSLVSKGTLVQTKGTGASGSFKLNKKAASGEAKPKAKKAGAAKAKKPSGATPKKPKKAAAAKKAVKKTPKKAKKPAAAGVKKVAKSPKKAKAAAKPKKAAKSPAKPKAVKPKAAKPKATKPKAAKPKAAKAKKAAPKKK from the coding sequence ATGTCGGAAACCGCGCCTGCCGAGACGGCTGCCCCGGCGCCGGTGGAGAAGTCGCCTGCCAAGAAGAAGACGACCAAGAAGGCTGCGGGCGGCGGCGCGGCGAAGCGCAAGGCCACCGGACCCCCGGTGTCGGAGCTGATCACCAAGGCGGTCGCCGCCTCCAAGGAGCGCAACGGCCTCTCACTGGCCGCGCTCAAGAAGGCGCTGGCGGCCGCCGGCTACGACGTGGAGAAGAACAACAGCCGCATCAAGCTGGGCCTCAAGAGCCTGGTGAGTAAGGGCACCCTGGTGCAGACCAAGGGCACCGGCGCCTCGGGCTCGTTCAAGCTCAACAAGAAGGCGGCCTCCGGCGAGGCCAAGCCCAAGGCCAAGAAGGCGGGCGCGGCTAAAGCCAAGAAGCCCTCCGGGGCGACCCCCAAGAAGCCCAAGAAGGCCGCTGCCGCGAAGAAGGCGGTGAAGAAGACCCCCAAGAAGGCCAAGAAGCCGGCGGCTGCAGGTGTCAAGAAGGTGGCCAAGAGCCCCAAGAAGGCCAAGGCTGCCGCCAAACCTAAGAAGGCGGCCAAGAGCCCGGCCAAGCCCAAGGCTGTGAAGCCGAAGGCAGCAAAGCCCAAGGCCACCAAGCCCAAGGCAGCCAAACCCAAGGCTGCAAAGGCCAAGAAAGCGGCTCcgaaaaagaaatag
- the LOC115296174 gene encoding histone H4 isoform X3, with translation MSGRGKGGKGLGKGGAKRHRKVLRDNIQGITKPAIRRLARRGGVKRISGLIYEETRGVLKVFLENVIRDAVTYTEHAKRKTVTAMDVVYALKRQGRTLYGFGG, from the exons ATGTCTGGCCGCGGCAAGGGCGGGAAGGGCCTGGGCAAGGGCGGCGCCAAGCGCCACCGCAAGGTGCTGCGCGACAACATCCAGGGCATCACCAAGCCCGCCATCCGGCGGCTGGCCCGGCGCGGCGGCGTCAAGCGCATCTCCGGCCTCATCTACGAGGAGACCCGCGGG GTGCTCAAGGTGTTCCTGGAGAACGTGATCCGGGACGCCGTCACCTACACGGAGCACGCCAAGCGCAAGACGGTCACGGCCATGGACGTGGTCTACGCGCTCAAGCGCCAGGGCCGCACTCTCTACGGCTTCGGCGGCTAA